The following coding sequences lie in one Melopsittacus undulatus isolate bMelUnd1 chromosome 9, bMelUnd1.mat.Z, whole genome shotgun sequence genomic window:
- the SEC61A1 gene encoding protein transport protein Sec61 subunit alpha gives MGIKFLEVIKPFCVILPEIQKPERKIQFKEKVLWTAITLFIFLVCCQIPLFGIMSSDSADPFYWMRVILASNRGTLMELGISPIVTSGLIMQLLAGAKIIEVGDTPKDRALFNGAQKLFGMIITIGQSIVYVMTGMYGDPSEMGAGICLLITIQLFVAGLIVLLLDELLQKGYGLGSGISLFIATNICETIVWKAFSPTTVNTGRGMEFEGAIIALFHLLATRTDKVRALREAFYRQNLPNLMNLIATIFVFAIVIYFQGFRVDLPIKSARYRGQYNTYPIKLFYTSNIPIILQSALVSNLYVISQMLSARFSGNLLVSLLGTWSDTSSGGPARAYPVGGLCYYLSPPESFSSVLEDPVHAVVYIVFMLGSCAFFSKTWIEVSGSSAKDVAKQLKEQQMVMRGHRETSMVHELNRYIPTAAAFGGLCIGALSVLADFLGAIGSGTGILLAVTIIYQYFEIFVKEQSEVGSMGALLF, from the exons ATGGGCA TCAAATTTCTTGAAGTAATCAAGCCCTTCTGTGTTATCTTGCCTGAAATCCAAAAGCCAGAACGGAAG ATTCAGTTTAAGGAAAAGGTGCTGTGGACAGCTATCACACTCTTCATCTTCTTAGTATGCTGCCAG ATTCCCTTGTTTGGTATTATGTCATCAGACTCGGCAGATCCATTCTACTGGATGAGAGTGATTTTGGCATCAAATAGAG GTACATTGATGGAACTAGGCATTTCACCCATTGTCACTTCTGGACTCATCATGCAGCTCTTGGCAGGTGCTAAGATAATTGAAGTTGGTGACACCCCGAAGGACAGAGCCCTCTTCAATGGAGCACAGAAAT TGTTTGGAATGATCATTACTATTGGACAGTCTATTGTGTATGTAATGACTGGGATGTATGGAGACCCATCTGAGATGGGTGCTGGGATCTGCCTGCTTATCACAATTCAG CTTTTTGTGGCTGGATTGATAGTTCTGCTCTTGGATGAGCTCCTACAGAAAGGGTATGGTCTTGGTTCTGGCATCTCTCTCTTCATTGCTACCAATATCTGTGAGACTATAGTGTGGAAAGCCTTCAGCCCCACCACAGTGAACACAGGACGAG GCATGGAATTTGAGGGAGCCATCATTGCTCTGTTCCATCTTCTGGCTACTCGTACAGACAAAGTCAGAGCCCTTCGAGAGGCCTTTTACCGTCAGAATCTCCCCAACCTTATGAACCTGATTGCCACCATCTTCGTCTTTGCTATTGTAATTTACTTCCAG GGCTTCAGAGTGGATCTTCCCATCAAGTCTGCTCGCTACCGTGGCCAGTACAACACCTACCCCATCAAGCTGTTCTATACTTCCAACATTCCCATTATTCTTCAGTCTGCCTTGGTGTCCAACTTGTACGTCATCTCCCAGATGCTTTCTGCTCGCTTCAGTGGCAACTTACTGGTTAGCCTGCTGGGCACTTGGTCT GACACATCATCTGGAGGCCCTGCTCGTGCTTATCCAGTTGGTGGTCTTTGTTACTACCTTTCACCTCCAGAGtccttttcttcagtgttaGAAGACCCTGTACACGCAGTTGTCTATATTGTATTTATGTTGGGCTCCTGTGCTTTCTTCTCCAAGACGTGGATTGAAGTCTCTGGCTCCTCTGCCAAAGAT GTTGCCAAACAGCTGAAAGAACAGCAAATGGTAATGCGAGGCCACAGAGAAACTTCAATGGTACATGAACTAAACAG GTACATCCCTACAGCTGCTGCATTTGGTGGTCTGTGTATCGGTGCCCTGTCTGTGTTGGCAGACTTCCTGGGGGCAATTGGGTCTGGAACTGGAATTCTGCTGGCAGTCACTATCATTTATCAGTACTTTGAGATCTTTGTAAAGGAACAGAGTGAAGTTGGCAGTATGGGAGCTCTGCTTTTCTAA